One region of Plasmodium gaboni strain SY75 chromosome 6, whole genome shotgun sequence genomic DNA includes:
- a CDS encoding putative ribonuclease P protein subunit p29: MEDDQSNITYKKRKTSESCYTKSFQGNKSTYRNNENNYNKKQFVNINNDEKTYYNNSGLINNNCKKMPYENKMLDTNYNRNNFNSYNKLTHPFLNEKGKNVDYSDSEFHMMKDIDLDIPNKIYIHDNLKDIYNDDMNKIKQRKDPHMNKSGLSANEYRTYKITSPDNISYENAEKLNKLWNIYINELIQLSNNNELSLDAINDLELNGAYIEVHKSRCSTYVGQRGIIILETHNSFKIVTPKNKVLILLKSKTVFILTIKERQYYLHGIQLLRDPALKSSKKYKILQNRKI; encoded by the exons ATGGAAGATGATCAATCcaatataacatataaaaaaagaaagacTAGCGAAAGTTGTTACACAAAATCATTCCAAGGTAATAAAAGTACATATAgaaataatgaaaataattataataaaaaacaatttgtaaatataaataatgatgagAAAACCTATTATAATAACTCAGGTTTgattaataataattgtaaaaaaatgccgtatgaaaataaaatgttagatacaaattataatagaaataattttaatagTTATAATAAGTTGACACAtccttttttaaatgaGAAAGGGAAGAATGTTGATTATTCTGATAGTGAATTTCACATGATGAAg GACATTGATTTGGATATACCGAATAAAATCTATATCCatgataatttaaaagatatttataatgatgatatgAACAAAATTAAACAAAGGAAGGATCCACATATGAACAAATCAGGTTTGTCTGCTAATGAATATagaacatataaaataacaagtccagataatatatcttatGAAAATGCTGagaaattaaataaattatggaatatatatattaatgaatTAATACAATTATCAAACAATAATGAGTTATCCTTAGATGCAATTAATGATTTAGAATTAAATGGAGCCTATATAGAAGTACACAAATCTCGATGTTCTACATATGTTGGACAAAGGGGTATAATCATATTAGAAACACACAAT TCCTTTAAGATTGTTACACCTAAAAATAAGGTcttgatattattaaaaagtaAAACAGTTTTTATACTTACGATTAAGGAAAGACAATATTACCTACATGGAATTCAATTACTGCGTGACCCAGCATTAAAAtcatcaaaaaaatataaaatattacaaaacagaaaaatttaa